In Apium graveolens cultivar Ventura chromosome 10, ASM990537v1, whole genome shotgun sequence, the following are encoded in one genomic region:
- the LOC141693209 gene encoding uncharacterized protein LOC141693209: protein MSTPHQRPPQTTPRNPISCFCICILILYLLYTCNHFLNTRFRCSTPAVSDIISTKKTIQTDHTVRNVSIATITNETTNLISPKNLELPYAMRHERTQLRHIAFGVAASSLLWENRKEYIKQWWRPGETRGVVWLDKNVVVNRYERLPEIRISADTSEFMYSNRQGDRSAVRISRVVSETLRLGMKDIRWFVMGDDDTVFMVENVVRVLSKYDHTQLYYVGCSSESHVQNMVFSYSMAFGGGGFAISYPLAVELEKMQDKCIQRYPGLYGSDDRMQACMAELGVPLTKEYGFHQYDVYGSLLGLLGAHPLTPIVSLHHLDVLDPIFPKMTRARAIHHLLEAAKYDSASIIQQSICYDSERQWSIIVSWGYVVQIIRGILSPRELEMPTRTFLNWYKRADYTAYAFNTRPVSRQPCQRPFIYYMNTIRYDEKRKQIVSIHSRHNERYPLCKWKMDSPDQIESIVVMKRPDNDRWLKSPRRDCCRVLPSSKNSSMNIWVGKCREGEIIGV, encoded by the exons ATGTCCACTCCTCACCAACGCCCTCCTCAAACCACACCCAGAAATCCCATTTCTTGTTTCTGCATTTGCATCTTAATTCTCTATCTCCTCTATACTTGCAATCACTTTCTAAATACTAGATTCAGATGTTCTACACCCGCGGTTTCCGATATTATTTCCACAAAAAAAACTATTCAAACTGATCATACTGTGAGGAATGTGTCAATTGCAACTATTACTAATGAGACTACTAATCTTATTTCTCCGAAAAATCTTGAGCTTCCTTATGCAATGCGACATGAACGTACGCAGCTCAGACACATTGCTTTCGGGGTTGCAGCATCTTCACTTTTGTGGGAAAATAGGAAAGAGTACATAAAACAATGGTGGAGACCAGGGGAAACTCGAGGGGTTGTTTGGTTGGATAAGAATGTAGTAGTAAACAGATATGAAAGGCTGCCAGAAATTCGGATTTCGGCTGATACTTCCGAATTTATGTACTCAAATAGGCAGGGTGACAGATCAGCAGTGAGGATTTCAAGGGTAGTTTCCGAGACACTTAGACTAGGAATGAAGGATATTCGGTGGTTTGTGATGGGAGATGATGACACTGTCTTTATGGTTGAAAATGTGGTGAGAGTGCTGTCTAAGTATGACCATACTCAGCTTTATTATGTTGGGTGCTCGTCCGAGAGTCATGTTCAGAACATGGTTTTTTCCTATTCTATGGCATTTGGTGGAGGTGGATTCGCGATAAGCTATCCTCTGGCAGTGGAGTTGGAAAAAATGCAAGATAAATGCATTCAGCGGTATCCGGGATTGTATGGAAGTGATGATAGAATGCAGGCTTGCATGGCAGAACTAGGTGTGCCACTTACTAAAGAATATGGTTTTCATCAG TATGACGTTTATGGGAGTCTATTAGGACTTTTGGGAGCTCATCCGTTAACTCCAATTGTTTCGCTGCACCACCTCGATGTACTGGATCCAATATTTCCAAAAATGACAAGAGCTCGTGCCATTCATCATCTATTAGAGGCTGCCAAGTATGACAGCGCCAGTATAATTCAGCAGTCCATCTGCTATGACAGTGAACGTCAATGGTCCATCATAGTTTCATGGGGCTATGTTGTTCAAATCATAAGAGGTATACTCTCTCCCAGAGAGCTAGAAATGCCTACAAGAACGTTTCTTAACTGGTACAAGAGGGCCGATTACACTGCTTATGCATTCAATACCAGACCGGTCTCAAGGCAGCCTTGCCAGAGGCCCTTTATCTATTATATGAACACTATCAGATATGATGAAAAAAGGAAGCAAATCGTTTCCATTCATTCGCGTCACAATGAAAGATACCCTCTGTGCAAATGGAAAATGGACTCACCCGATCAAATTGAATCCATTGTTGTCATGAAAAGACCAGACAATGATCGTTGGCTAAAG TCACCAAGGAGAGATTGCTGTAGAGTTTTGCCATCAAGTAAAAACTCGAGTATGAACATATGGGTTGGCAAATGCAGAGAAGGTGAAATCATTGGAGTATAG